A single Metarhizium brunneum chromosome 5, complete sequence DNA region contains:
- the rpl-12 gene encoding 60S ribosomal protein L12, with translation MPPKFDPNEIKIIHLRATGGEVGASSALAPKIGPLGLSPKKVGEDIAKATGDWKGLRVTVKLTIQNRQAAVSVVPTASSLIIRALKEPPRDRKKEKNIKHNKSVSLDEIIEIARTMRYKSFAKELKGTVKEILGTAYSVGCQVDGKAPKVIIEAIDSGDIDIPEE, from the exons ATGC CTCCCAAATTCGACCCCAACGAGATCAAGATCAT CCACCTCCGTGCCACTGGCGGCGAGGTGGGTGCTTCATCTGCTTTGGCTCCCAAGATTGGTCCTCTGGGTTTGTCTCCAAAGAAAGTCGGAGAAGACATCGCTAAGGCCACCGGAGATTGG AAAGGCTTGCGCGTGACTGTCAAGCTTACCATTCAGAACCGTCAGGCCGCCGTGTCTGTCGTTCCTACCGCTTCATCCCTAATCATTAGGGCTCTGAAGGAACCTCCTCGCGAtagaaagaaggagaagaacatCAAGCATAATAAGTCGGTCAGCCTCGATGAAATCATTGAAATTGCCCGAACTATGCGATACAAGTCTTTCgccaaggagctcaaggGTACAGTCAAGGAGATCTTAGGAACCGCCTACAGCGTTGGTTGCCAGGTTGATGGCAAGGCTCCTAAGGTTATCATCGAGGCTATCGACAGTGGCGATATTGACA TCCCCGAAGAGTAG
- the Ogt gene encoding UDP-N-acetylglucosamine--peptide N-acetylglucosaminyltransferase subunit, with product MPTAHLGSFTTEHNLRRKTPGGTVEAGYDGSPIQPFPGPPPLKQMILPISAGLTSYFPPDPLLGSIQPPHIQFNVLGSSYSHGSHPPANLQPGAWAYSDATPNGFDLSTVLNSGSRLLNTSNVQAMGQPSDLYQPVIRANEHNLRAFCPPPAPTSGSLLFGHMGWQPGSSPWDHSNYDKNPGLGIPYTAPDINHTGYGQHGSVVSQHSQLYGKYQGLDRGTRYSGHSPRWGFQTYQGPRSRTDGQRVTSIGESHLRDKALQQSYQSYVELLSYLQASGKTSPTRSSPGSFSSCKLPAYPKPPKLQSLRMVKSANLAGPNATSANSMSQGSAEHGGRCTLDSGRSLHRHAPYSQPTPNGNNVYSLEQKFVSANPSISAPSFSNITTAVHPLPVSNALTSLDILNNLCEQTKWQWIEGMLVGGCLLYCLERYDDALKWFSAIIKLDSGQVEATTHLGAALYCLGRQDEAEQNWLRAVKLEPSYLDATEHLVGYLYKNRSGEAIEVIAYVQKALGPVIASTSSTQSKAPLPILGSGNELVVPGSQSQFLNGGGSSNTPGFGSSGYLLSGIDNGRMLALVHAKGTLLYSQKDTERASEAFQEAVLISLGRQVTGIQELIRRIQVALSPRTCQNASSKKSQSLQPLMLSPEKARHTAHLVFGGTGELPGLQFLRNGPSKRAAVQTTSNSLLSLAKILQDAMSSGKVDFGLFRGSSQVGDILALYYLSLSLQESPSTANNVGILLAGVQQGIAAFSNTAGRTMPQTSIPGIAPGSGLALALAYYNYGLKLDPNHVHLYTNLGSLLKDVGQLDFAIGMYERAVSCDGTFDIALTNLANAVKDKGRINDAIHYYRRAVNANPGFAEAVCGLFTALNSVCNWRGRGGVFLESGKYDRWHVNSEGMLVDAQTSGCSSGLTRRVVDIVSQQLKDASHWGQGMLRESAICDLAKQLQHLCKDPSFQLEEALRRWADQPWEGSRLLRLIERATRVLLRKSYRDRYLCGQTNKLSYDRPKLSQNLSVPSAPTVLPFHTFTCPLTARHIRAIAQRNALRISSSTLRSPWIPSTMYPPPSPPNPHLNVGYISSDFNNHPLAHLMQSAFGFHNPDRVQAICYATTPSDGSVHRQQIENEAPVFRDVSNWPPDKLVEQITRDNIHILVNLNGYTRGARNEIFAARPAPIQMSFMGFAGTLGAEWCDYILADTTAVPSTTLRPWRDNVSIEDVFCDNNEDTTGDWVYSENVIFCRDTFFCCDHAQSCAIDEKETEWAEVERRRWKMRKELFPRLGNDAIILGNFNQLYKIDPTIFRAWLRILARVPRAVLWLLRFPEPGESNLRATAKAWAGPEVADRIIFTDVAPKSQHISRATVCDMFLDTPECNAHTTAADVLWSSTPLLTLPRYPYKMCSRMAASILRGALPRSLEGQQAAEELITDTEAGYEQRAADLANSLEYTMTSGGYGQSSGRLADIRKLLWDSKWHCGLFNTRRWVEDLETAYEEAWKRWVNGAGGDIYL from the exons ATGCCAACTGCTCATCTCGGTTCATTTACGACCGAGCACAACCTTCGCAGAAAGACGCCGGGCGGAACGGTCGAGGCGGGATACGATGGTTCGCCGATTCAGCCATTCCCGGGACCACCACCATTGAAACAGATGATACTCCCCATATCAGCTGGCTTAACATCCTACTTTCCACCGGACCCTTTGCTGGGATCTATACAACCGCCGCACATCCAATTCAATGTGCTCGGTAGCAGCTATAGTCACGGCTCTCACCCCCCAGCAAACCTTCAGCCTGGTGCCTGGGCCTACAGTGACGCAACACCCAATGGGTTTGACCTTTCGACGGTTCTGAACAGTGGTTCACGCTTGCTGAATACCAGCAATGTCCAAGCCATGGGTCAGCCTTCAGATCTTTACCAGCCAGTCATTCGAGCGAATGAGCACAACCTCCGTGCCTTCTGCCCGCCTCCAGCTCCAACCAGTGGTTCATTGCTATTTGGTCATATGGGCTGGCAGCCGGGATCTTCGCCATGGGACCATAGCAACTATGACAAAAACCCGGGCCTTGGTATTCCATACACGGCACCAGATATAAACCATACCGGATATGGTCAACATGGCAGCGTCGTATCCCAGCACTCACAATTATACGGCAAGTATCAAGGGCTAGATAGAGGGACAAGATATTCTGGACACAGTCCACGGTGGGGGTTTCAAACATACCAAGGTCCTCGCTCAAGGACTGATGGCCAAAGGGTGACTTCGATCGGAGAGTCACATCTTCGGGACAAAGCCTTACAGCAATCCTATCAAAGCTATGTGGAACTGCTTTCATATTTGCAAGCCAGTGGCAAAACGAGCCCAACCAGAAGTAGCCCTGGCTCCTTCAGTTCTTGCAAACTCCCGGCGTATCCCAAACCACCGAAGCTACAGAGCCTTAGAATGGTCAAAAGCGCCAATCTCGCGGGCCCCAACGCGACATCTGCTAATAGTATGAGTCAAGGCTCGGCCGAGCATGGTGGACGGTGTACTCTGGATAGCGGCCGGTCCTTACACAGGCACGCTCCCTATAGCCAACCAACCCCTAATGGTAACAACGTATACTCTTTGGAACAAAAATTTGTCTCGGCAAACCCGAGTATCTCAGCACCTTCATTTAGCAACATAACAACCGCAGTCCATCCATTACCGGTATCCAATGCTCTGACATCTCTAGACATTCTTAATAATCTCTGCGAACAAACCAAGTGGCAATGGATCGAAGGTATGCTTGTCGGAGGTTGCCTTCTATACTGCCTAGAGCGGTATGATGACGCGTTAAAATGGTTCTCAGCAATAATTAAGCTGGATTCCGG TCAAGTTGAGGCCACTACACATCTTGGCGCAGCTCTGTACTGTCTTGGCCGCCAGGATGAAGCTGAGCAGAACTGGCTTCGGGCGGTAAAGCTAGAACCAAGCTATTTAGATGCAACGGAACATCTAGTAGGGTACTTGTACAAAAACCGGAGCGGGGAAGCTATCGAAGTTATAGCATATGTCCAGAAAGCTTTAGGCCCCGTTATCGCCAGTACGAGCTCTACCCAATCAAAGGCGCCACTGCCTATCCTAGGAAGTGGAAATGAACTAGTTGTACCAGGCTCCCAGTCTCAATTTCTGAACGGGGGCGGCAGTAGCAATACCCCTGGATTCGGATCCAGTGGTTACTTGCTGTCTGGTATAGATAACGGCAGAATGCTGGCCCTAGTTCATGCAAAAGGAACATTGCTCTATAGCCAAAAGGACACCGAGCGTGCGTCGGAAGCCTTCCAGGAAGCTGTTTTGATCAGCCTTGGACGACAAGTTACAGGGATCCAGGAACTTATTCGTCGTATCCAAGTCGCGCTCTCACCAAGAACATGCCAAAATGCTTCTAGCAAAAAGTCACAATCTCTGCAGCCGTTGATGTTGTCTCCAGAAAAAGCCCGGCATACCGCCCATCTTGTTTTTGGTGGCACCGGTGAACTACCTGGTCTCCAATTTCTCCGAAACGGGCCATCTAAGCGTGCTGCTGTGCAAACGACAAGCAACTCATTGCTATCGCTGGCTAAAATCTTGCAAGACGCCATGTCTAGTGGCAAAGTGGATTTTGGCCTCTTTCGTGGCTCATCGCAAGTCGGCGATATACTTGCTCTATACTATCTTTCTTTGTCGCTTCAAGAGAGTCCATCTACAGCCAATAATGTTGGCATTCTTCTCGCTGGAGTCCAACAAGGCATTGCCGCATTCTCAAACACAGCTGGCAGAACAATGCCGCAAACTAGTATACCTGGTATTGCCCCTGGAAGTGGCCTTGCCCTAGCACTTGCGTATTATAATTATGGTCTTAAACTCGATCCGAACCATGTTCATCTTTATACAAATCTTGGCAGCTTGCTGAAGGATGTTGGCCAACTGGACTTCGCAATAGGAATGTACGAACGCGCAGTATCCTGTGACGGGACGTTTGACATTGCTCTCACGAATCTTGCCAATGCTGTCAAAGACAAGGGCCGGATAAACGATGCCATTCACTACTATCGACGCGCAGTAAACGCGAATCCTGGGTTCGCGGAGGCTGTTTGCGGGCTTTTTACGGCCCTTAATTCCGTGTGCAACTggcgtggccgtggcggtGTGTTTCTAGAATCTGGGAAGTACGACCGGTGGCATGTCAATAGTGAGGGAATGCTCGTTGACGCTCAAACTAGTGGGTGCAGCAGCGGTCTCACTAGGCGCGTCGTCGATATCGTGAGCCAACAACTCAAGGATGCATCTCACTGGGGCCAAGGGATGTTGCGGGAATCCGCTATATGTGATTTAGCAAAGCAACTGCAACATCTTTGCAAAGACCCATCGTTTCAACTAGAGGAAGCCCTTCGCCGATGGGCTGATCAGCCATGGGAAGGATCTCGACTTTTGCGACTGATAGAGCGTGCCACACGAGTGTTACTGAGGAAAAGTTACAGGGATCGATATCTATGTGGCCAAACTAACAAATTGTCATACGACAGACCGAAACTGTCGCAAAATCTTAGTGTTCCATCAGCACCTACAGTGCTTCCATTTCATACCTTCACGTGTCCCTTAACAGCTAGACACATAAGAGCAATTGCTCAACGAAATGCTCTTCGTATATCGAGCTCGACACTTCGATCACCCTGGATACCTTCCACAATGTACCCTCCTCCTTCCCCTCCGAACCCACATTTGAATGTGGGTTATATATCCTCAGATTTCAATAACCATCCGTTGGCTCATTT GATGCAATCCGCCTTCGGGTTTCACAACCCGGATCGAGTCCAGGCTATTTGCTATGCCACCACACCAAGTGATGGGTCTGTCCATCGCCAGCAGATTGAGAACGAGGCACCGGTGTTTAGAGATGTCAGCAACTGGCCACCAGATAAATTGGTTGAACAGATTACAAGGGACAATATTCACATACTGGTGAATCTGAACGGCTACACCAGGGGTGCAAGGAATGAAATCTTTGCAGCCAGGCCGGCACCTATTCAAATGTCGTTTATGGGATTTGCTGGCACATTAGGTGCTGAGTGGTGCGACTATATACTAGCTGACACAACCGCAGTCCCGTCAACCACTCTTCGCCCTTGGAGAGATAATGTGTCAATCGAAGATGTGTTCTGTGATAACAATGAAGACACCACAGGCGACTGGGTGTATTCGGAAAATGTTATCTTTTGCCGGGACACTTTCTTCTGCTGCGATCATGCACAGTCATGCGCAATTGACGAGAAAGAAACTGAGTGGGCTGAGGTGGAAAGGCGGAGGTGGAAGATGAGAAAGGAGTTGTTTCCCAGGCTGGGAAACGATGCTATCATACTCGGCAACTTCAATCAGCTCTACAAG ATTGACCCGACCATTTTTCGGGCTTGGCTACGCATTCTGGCTCGGGTCCCACGAGCGGTTTTATGGCTTCTTCGGTTTCCTGAACCCGGTGAGAGCAACCTCCGGGCTACAGCTAAAGCGTGGGCCGGACCTGAAGTAGCAGACCGGATAATTTTCACAGATGTGGCCCCAAAAAGTCAACACATTTCGCGGGCCACTGTTTGCGATATGTTTCTGGATACCCCGGAATGCAATGCCCACACCACAGCTGCAGATGTCCTGTGGTCCAGCACCCCACTACTTACTCTTCCCCGATATCCTTACAAAATGTGCTCACGGATGGCTGCGTCTATTTTACGTGGTGCGCTTCCTCGATCTTTGGAAGGCCAACAAGCAGCCGAGGAACTGATTACAGACACTGAGGCAGGATATGAGCAGCGAGCGGCTGATTTGGCGAATAGCCTTGAATACACAATGACTAGTGGCGGCTACGGACAAAGCAGTGGCCGTCTGGCGGACATACGGAAGCTTTTGTGGGATAGCAAATGGCACTGTGGCCTATTTAATACCCGAAGATGGGTGGAAGACCTAGAGACAGCATACGAGGAGGCATGGAAAAGGTGGGTTaatggtgctggtggtgacaTTTACCTCTGA
- the rca-1 gene encoding Myb-like DNA-binding protein myb-1, with product MEPRQRRGPWSNTEDRFLLSLIGNRGPLNWVRIAQVLGSRTPKQCRERYHQNLKPSLNHDPITPEEGAKIEYLVETVGKRWAEIARRLDGRSDNAVKNWWNGSQNRKKRSERRRRASNSTSAAQSPSSTSSSPLPSFDHGMQRAPLSIMSPILPAPFSNNLRSPMSGSRSRIGSLVDGPLPSPCSSEPSDLDSSAHYTTSPADRPRSLYSQIPQVELPPLRGWPEPVPAESQLPRISPMGRLDEGRFGRDFVRLPPLSSPSEPMTTPALPTLQKEEEGKDLRHEQSQREPQLPPRHLGASDSSAEEASNDTGYKMRLASLLA from the coding sequence ATGGAACCTCGTCAACGGAGAGGTCCTTGGTCCAACACCGAGGACCGTTTCCTTCTGAGCCTGATTGGAAATCGAGGCCCTTTGAACTGGGTTCGCATCGCTCAAGTTCTTGGATCCCGTACCCCAAAGCAATGCCGAGAACGCTATCACCAGAATCTTAAACCATCTTTAAATCATGACCCTATTACACCCGAGGAAGGCGCCAAGATCGAGTATTTGGTAGAAACTGTTGGAAAACGATGGGCCGAGATTGCCCGCCGCCTTGACGGACGAAGTGACAACGCGGTCAAAAACTGGTGGAATGGAAGTCAAAATCGAAAGAAGCGCTCCGaacgccgacgccgtgctTCAAATTCAACATCCGCAGCTCAATCACCATCGTCGACTTCGTCCTCGCCGCTGCCATCATTTGATCATGGCATGCAACGAGCGCCACTTTCAATCATGAGCCCGATACTTCCCGCGCCATTTTCCAACAATCTAAGGTCACCTATGTCTGGCTCCAGGAGTCGAATTGGGTCTTTGGTGGATGGCCCTCTTCCATCACCATGCTCTTCTGAGCCATCAGATTTGGATTCAAGCGCCCATTACACGACGTCCCCAGCTGATCGACCACGCTCACTTTATTCTCAAATACCACAGGTTGAGCTCCCTCCATTGCGCGGATGGCCAGAACCCGTTCCGGCAGAGTCTCAGCTGCCTCGTATTAGTCCAATGGGCAGGCTTGATGAAGGGAGGTTTGGCAGGGACTTCGTGCGCCTGCCTCCATTGTCTAGTCCATCCGAACCCATGACAACACCTGCTTTACCGACATTgcagaaggaggaggaagggaAAGACCTGCGACATGAGCAATCGCAGCGAGAACCACAGCTTCCTCCCCGACATTTGGGGGCATCAGACTCAAGTGCCGAGGAAGCTAGCAACGACACGGGTTATAAAATGAGACTTGCGTCACTATTGGCGTAG